The DNA sequence CGTTAGGCTCTCAAAAGTCTCCTGACTATTACGATTATGTTCTAAATAATAAAACATAAGACGTTAATAACAACAATTAGAATGGATACTAATTAATGGCTATGTAAAAGTAGTATCAAAATGATAAAACCTTATCATTTTGATACACCAAGGCTTAAATACGCTCTATACAATTTGAGTTAGTAGTAAAACAGCAATAAAAAAAATGATACTAAACACCATTACATTTATAACCTTTTCTTTGCGCTGCATCGACTTATTGGACATATAATCCTTTGTAATTTCCCTGCTTCTTGTTTTATTTTTTTTCATATCGTGTGAGTGTGTGTTTGATTGCGTCAGAAAAAACACAAAGCCTATGCCAAAAAAAAAAATATGCTTTATTTGGAGATCCTACCTAAAATGGAAAGGAATATTTTGCGCAAAGCCACCAATATTCTCTTAGGTAAGGCACGGCTTAAATTTAAATTTATAAAACTGCAAAGGAGGACATAATTTGTTCTGAATTGTACCTTATTTCTACCTCGATAGCAGCAAGCACTAGATTGTTATTTTCTGCATCGGAGCGCTGTCTTGTTCTGTAACAACAAGCAATACCAGTATCTTTAATATCGCTTAAACCCAATGTCATTAAGTTAAGAATTGTTAAAGAAAGTCTCACGCAGATTTTAGCGGAATCAAATAGAAAAACCCGCAGAATCTGCGTGAAAAATTTTCTTAGCTTAATGACATTGGGCTTAAACCAACTGACCAAGCATTAACAAATCACCACTCATTTTCCATTCAGACCGAGGTATACAATACACTTGTGGGTAATTAGTTACTATATTAAGTACTTGAAAGTTAATTACCACTAAACTTCTATATTCGTTGCTTACAGTAATTCTTTTAATACTTTTTTACCATTTTCATTATCCGGATTTAATTCAACCGATTTTTGATACATCTTAATCGCATCATCTTTTTTACCGCTTTGGAGCAATGCCTCCCCATAGCTATCATATATATTTGAGCTATTTGGAAAAATTAATGCCGCTGAAGCGAATGTTAGCAAAGAATTGTCTGTTTTTTGAAGTCTAAGAAATTGATATCCCAATCTATTAAAATCTCTCTCTGTTGCTTCGTAAGTGTCTGGATTTTTTAAATATTCTCCAATTAATTCATTTGCTTTTTCTTTTTTTCCACTTTCAAGCAAACTGCCGTAGACTCTCGAGAGATTCTGCAATGGCATTTTATAAGGTTTCTTATCTATTAATTTCAAAACTTCATTGGCTGTCACAAAAACCGGATTTGCTGTATTAGACAGCAAAATGACCGTGTTATTTTTAGTAATGTTATGCATCAAAATTGAAGTAAGTCCAGTAATGAGTCCATCATGAAAAACTATTTTTTCATTAGTATCAGTAGTGTAGATTTGCCATCCCAAACCATAGGCTATCTCTTTTTCGCCCAAACGATAAGAAGCAATTTTTCCATTATTAAGTTTTGTCGGCGTCAGTGCTTCTTCTAATTCTTTCTTGCCTAAAAGCTGGTAACTAAATAATGCTTTTTGGTACTTATGCAAATCCAGAGCGGTACTTACAATACTTCCACCTCCATAAAAATTGCTTTTCTCATAGATTAAAAAAGTTTCTTTTAAGGTTTGAACATTCACTACGTCCGTAGAATAAAAGTTTGGATAAGTGTACAATTCTACTTGATTTGGTTCTTTAAGCTTTCTATTTTTTGGAAGAAATGAATCTTTCATTTTAGCAGGAATGAAAACATTTTTTAGCATATAATCTCCAAAACTAATTCCGGCTATTTTTTCTACTATTAATGCCGCAAGACAGAAATTAACATTATTATATTCCCATTTGTCTCCTGGAGCAAACGAAAGTGGTACTTTATTATCAATTAATGCCGGTATAATGTCTTCATTAGAAAAAATTCTTTCCGGATTTTCTTTTATTGCCTTATCAAATAGATGATATTCTTGCCCTAATCCGGAAGTATTGCTTATCAGATGCCTGATACTAACATTTGGATAAGGAAAGTTCAGAAGATATTTTTGTACTGGATCATCAATCTTCAATTTACCTTTTTGTTTAAGCTGCAGAATTGCTACCGCAGTAAACGTTTTTGATACCGATGCAATTGGAAATTGCGATTTTTCATTGATCTTTTCTTTCTTATCGATATTGGAATATCCATAAAAATTTGAAAAAGTATTTTCTCCTGATTTGGAAACTAAAACACTGCCGTAAAAAAGATCATTTTTAGCAAGCGTTGAAAAGAAATCTTTTATCTCTTGTCCTGAAATAGTACTTGTAAAAAGTAAAGCTGTAAAGTAAAGAAATATTTGTTTTTTCATTTTGATTGATTGATTGATTGATTGATTGATTGATTTTAAACGAAAATAATAAAATATTATTACTACAATCGTTTTTCCGGATCTATATCCCAGTTGTTTTGTAGAAAACTTTTCCAAATCATACCAAAATGGATTAATCTTGTCACGCGAAATTCTTGCACTAATGTACGCTAAGACACTGGCCGAGGGCATACACGGCGTCTGTCATGATAGACCTTCGCGGAGAAGAGTCATTGACAATTAAAAAATACTTCATTGGCCAGCAGTGTGTTGAACTGAATTTAGAACATAAAATCAACCCAAATATTCCTTTAAAATACTGCTTTTCTAACTCCCCAAAAAATCAAATGCAAAATAAATTTTAAAATTATGTTTATTTAATTGATATATCAATTATATTTGTATCAAATAAAATAAAGATGAAAAACAATACCCCAACAGGAACAGTACTTTATTCGCTGGAACAAGCCATAAAAGAATACAGAAAAATTTCGCAAAAAAACATCAGCAAAATTGTAACCGATATAACTGTTGATCAATGTTTAGTGCTAATAATCCTCAATAAAAACTCTGATTATTCTCAAAAAGAAATCGCTAATCTTATTTTTAAAGACAATGCTTCCATTACAAGAATAATTGAATTAATGGTGAAAAAACACTATCTAAAAAGGGAAATAAATGAATTTGACAGAAGGAAATTTAATCTCAAAATAACTGAAAAAGGACAAAATACCATAGAGCTATTATCACCTGTAATAACAAATAATAGAGAAACTGCTCTAAATGGATTAACTACTAATGAAATTGAATTCCTTGACAAAATCCTCAATAAAATAATCTCCAATTGTAAAACCAGCTAAAATGAAACGTATCATCACTTTATTGCTATTAGCTTTAACAACTTCTTTTTATTCGCAAAAAACAATAGCGACAAGAACAGAAGTCAATCTTACTGAATTAGAAAAAAAAGATATTTTAGACTCGCTAAACAAAAAGCTTATAGAATTTTATATACGCCCCAACGCGGTACAAAATATAAAAACAAAGTTGAGTGAAAACTATAAAAAAGGCAAGTATAATAAAAGTTCTGATCCAAAAGAATTTGCCTCCATGCTCACAACAGATATTGTAGATATTAGCAAAGATTTGCATTTTAATGTAATTTATGATCCACAATGGATAAATGATCAATTGAAAAGCAAAGATGATCTTTTACGAAAAAAAATTAAAGCTCAAGAACTAACAGAGGCGAAAAAAAAGAATTTTGGTTTTCAACAAACACGAATATTGGAAGGAAATGTGGGCTATCTGGAATTTACCTATTTTCACGATCCGGTCGAAGCAAGTGAAGTTGCAACAACCGCGTTACAGTTTTTAAGCAACACTGATGCTTTAATTATAGATTTGCGTAAAAATAATGGTGGAGCAATGGAGATGGGGCAATTTATCAGCAGTTATTTGTTTTACAATAAAGATTTACCGCTCTATAAATATTATTATTACGAAAGTGGGAGAAAAAAAATAGATCGAGAAATGTGGTTGTTGCCTTCTGTTCCCGGCAAACGATTAGATGAAATTGACATTTATATTTTGACAAGTGGCGTAACTTTTTCCGCTGCTGAATGGATGAGTTATTCTCTTCAAAACCTAAAACGTGTCACTATTGTTGGGGAGCAGACAGCTGGTGGCGCCCATCCGATTGATCGAAAAATAATCACGAACGGCTTTTCTGTAAACATACCTTTTGGAGAAGTAACAGACCCTATTACAAAAACAGATTTTGAGGGTCGCGGCGTCACTCCGGATGTACTATGTAAAAGTGAAGATGCTGTGAATGTAGCTCATCTTTTAGCCTTACAAAAATTATCATCAAAAAATAAAGATTCATTGCACCCTATTGATTGGATTATTCCGGTTGTTAAAAACAGACAAAAACCAGCGATTATAGATTCCGAAATTCTAAAATCATATCAAGGAAAATATGGGAAAAGTGAACTGGTCTATGAGAATTCCAATTTGTATTATAAATGGAATAATACGGTTAGCTTTTTGCTTACCCCTTTAGAACAAAATCTGTTTCTGATAAATGGGATAGATGAATTTCGTATAAAAATAATTTTAGAAAAAAATTCCATCTCTGGAATTAAAAGAATTTACCAAGATGGACATGAGCGAATGTATTTAAAAGAATAATGTCGGTGACCTTAATGCTATAAGTACTAATAATAAGCCTCTTAATTTTATAAGACGTTTATTGTTAGTAGTATTATTTATATCAAAAATTGCACAAGATAACACTATAGCATTGTCTAAAATTTGCGATAACTTCATGCAACAAATATTGAACAACGAAACAATAATCTTTAAGATTCTTTAAAATAGTCTTCCATCGCTAAACTCCAATTTTCATTTAAAATATAACTAATGTCATCTTTAGCGTCACTTATTTCTTTTATTGAAAATTCCATTAATTCTTTATAATTAAAATCTTCAGGTACATTTTGATTGTATAGCCCTTCGACCATTTCTTTAAAAAGCAATTCGTTGTTCATCGTTTTTTCAAGATTAAAGAACGCAATATCAAAGAAAGACTTCATTTTCATTTGTAATCGGTTAAAATAATATTCATGATACAACCAAATGGCAGATTGAAGAATAGGAAAGTCGTCAGCGCTTTCCATTAATGTCCTTAACTGACTTATAAAAGAGGTATATTTAATAAAACCCCAAACGCCTTGTGCTAAAGCGGATTTATCCTTTGATGTAATTATTTGACTTAATTTTTCGAATGATTTTAAACTTTTAATAACATCCGAAATATCGTATTCACCATAACTAACGTAATCTAGCATTGCCAAAAAAACGTCAACATCATCATCATTTTTTAAGAATCTGTTTAAACTGATATATTCATTAAAAATTCGCAAACTTTCCTCGTTTGTTTCTCCATTATATTCCATTTCATTTAACGAAAATTCGCAAGTATATCCAGCTAATTTATAAGGATAGTTTATTCTGTAGTACTCCACTACAGCTTCATAAGACATTATTTTATTAATTTCTTGTCTTAGGTCATTATTGAATTTTCGAGGTATAAATCCAGCGAATACGGCAATTAATAAAAAGTTATAATACCCTATTAACTCATCCGTCCAAAATCGTTGTTGAAGTTCAAGTCCGTAATAACTTCTTTTTTTATGATCATCCAGTAAAGCATATAAGTCAATCTTTCTATTTTCTAGAATTAACTGATTTATCAATTCAAATCCTTGCGACGGCATCTTCTTTTCATAAAATTCGGCCTTTAAAGAATCGTAATTTCTGTCTGTATTTTCCATAAATCCTTAGTTTAGATGATAGACTTAAGCAAGTCCAATGGTTCTATAAAACCACTTTTGGGTTTACAAACAGAGACATGACTTGTCTCTGCTAAAACAATCGGAGCTATATCATTTAGATAAGGAATATTTCTGACTACTTTATCTCCCTTAGCATAGACAACTAATTTTGCTTTAGTACAATCGCCTTTATTTTGATTTTGAAATTCGTGAGTCCGTTCCTTTATGTAATGTATAATACCTTCCTCAGTATTATCTAAATCATTAAGAATTGGATATCTTAGTTTAGCAAAAATCCCAAGTAATCCGGTTAAACCAGGTAAAGCTTGCATTGCCAAGTTAATAATGTTTGCTCCATGATGAGCCGGTGCAAACAATGCTAAAGTAACTTTATCAGCCCATGTCTTATTCTCATTGATCGCAAATATTAAAGCTTGTCTTGTCAAAATTGCTCCGAGAGAATGAGCCACTAAAATAATCCCATTATAGTTTCTTTCAGGCAATCCTTGTGCAATGGGCAAAATATGGTTGGCTACTGGATTTTCGACAAGATTTAAAAATTTGAAAAGTTCTCCGGAATGATCACCGGCTTGTCCTTTAAAAGTATCGTATCCGTAAAAAATAATATCAGATTTTGCAAACTCTTCTTCTGAAGTAATATAAGTTGGGAAATTATTCCATGTTCCTATAGAAGTGCCACCAAAACCATGAATAAACACAATTAGATTTTTAGGCTCACTATAACTGAAAAAACCTTGCGAATTTAATCCGTGTTTTTGAATTCCAATACTAATAGTATGATTTGACATTTTCTAATTTTAAAGTTATTAGTAAAAGCTACTGATTTTCAATTCATTTCATATAAGTTTAGAAAAGTATTGAAAATTAAAAAAAAATATTCAAAAACGCGTTTTTCAACCTGTAGTATTAATATAAAAACAATAGAGTTTTAACAACTATCTGAGAATTTATAGTGAATATATTTTATAGCTTGGAAATATTTAAAAGTAAAAAATAAATTACATATACTGCACAAGTATAAATACCCTTTTCTTTATTTTAAAAATTCTTATTTACTGCTAAATAACTCGAGAGTTTGCTCAAAAATCTAATTCAAAATTTACTTTATTTACTTACTTTTTTTAGCTAATTCCATCGCGTTATACACATTTAGAACTTTTCCTGTTTTTGATAGCTCAGAGAATGGTGCTTTTTTGTCGTTTGTTCCCGGAACAATAACATTTATATCATATGCCGTACCTGAATCTAAAATAATTTGTTTAACCTCTTTTACAGTAAGTTTAGGGTAATAGGACCAAATCAATGCAGCGGTTCCACAAACCATCGGGGCTGCAAATGAAGTCCCTGATTCAAATTTATAGATGTTTCCTGCTCCGGTGGTGTAAATTTCATCGCCAGGTGCAAATAAGTCTACATTCTGCTTACCATAATTTGAAAAATCAGATACAAATTTATCCCCTAATTGTTGAGTCGTTGAGCCTACATTAATAAAATTGTCATAGATCTCCACGGTATCATCATTATTAAGGTCATTGGGGTAGTTAAGGAAATTATCTAAATTTTGGCTATCATTCCCAGAACTATGCACAAGAAGAACATTATGATCCTGGGCATATTTAAAAGCATCTATTACCCAATCTTTATGCATAGAAAACTCCTTGCCAAAAGACATGTTAATTATTTTAGCTCCATTATCTACAGCATACCGGATTGCCATGGTAATATCTTTGTCATGTTCATCACCAGATGGGGAAATGTTTAAAGGCATAATTTTCACATCAGCAATTCCTTTTATGCCAATAGCATTACTCCTATTTGCTGCAATAATACCGGATACCATCGTATTATGATCCTAAATAGTTCTTACACCCTTTATAGTATTGCTGATCTTATTATTACCGTATCCTTTTTCTAAAACCGTTGGATTGTCCCCAATAGGAAGTCGTTCATTGTATGCTAAATTTAAATTTTTATTAACTACAGAATCTAATTGAACTTCTTGATCTTTTACATCATCAAAAGTTTTTTGATTAACTTCAAGATTACTCATCATAAAAAACACAAGTGCGCCAAGATCTTTGTCATTATCATCTCGTCTCTGGCGGTATTTTTTATTATTAATTTTGTATTTATTATACATGCTGTCCAATTGCTGATAAGTATAATCCTCTTTAGGAAAAAAATGTTTTAAAGTATCTTTTACCAAGGGATAAATTGCTACACCATGTATTAAAGACTTGTGCCAGTTTTTATAATACTTATTTTTTTCCTCAAATGTTTTTAACGCTCTTTGGTATACTTTAAACTTGTACAAATCTTTAGTTTCGATTTGGGTTTCTTTTTTATCCTTAAATAATGTTTCCCATTCATTGACTATACGTACATATTCATATCGGTTCCATACCACGTAACCTCCACTTTTGGTACCTGTAAAACTCCAGCCGTTGCAATCGTCTATATACCCGTTGTTATCATCATCGATACCATTATCTGGAATCTCTTTTGCATTTGTCCAGATTACACCTTGTAAATCTTCATGTTTTAAATCAATTTGGGTATCAATAACTGCAACAATAATGTTATTATTTTTTGGCTTCTTTTTATTTTGTGCATACCATTTATCCAAAGAAATTCCAGGTATATTATCCTTTTGAAAATCCTTTTTATACCATGTTTTTTGATCTGGAATATCGAGTTGTTTTTCTGTATCTGGTTTTAGAGTAGTAACTTTTGAATGCTTCGTTGATTTACATCCTATTAGGATTACTATAAATAATGATAAGATATAAAGTGATTTCATTTTAAGATCGCGGTTTAGACAAGTTTCTGTCGTACATAATAATAGTTCCTGCCACGGCCACATTTAAACTTTTTTCGGATTTAAATTTCACTAAATAATGGCATTTATCCATTACTTTTTTGGATAAGCCATGATCTTCAGCTCCTAATAAATAAACACAACGTCTTGGATGTTCGAAGGTTTCTAAATCGCAGGCATTTTCATCTAATTCAACACCAACCAATCGCGCTCCTTTTGGTAGATTTTCAAAAAAAGCTTCAAAAGTATCATAATGAAAATAAGGAATTGCTTTTACCGCATCGTGAGTGTCGCAGGCTTGTTTGGCATATCGATTCCCAATAGTAAATATAAAAGTAGCACCTAAGTT is a window from the Flavobacterium cupriresistens genome containing:
- a CDS encoding esterase/lipase family protein, giving the protein MSNHTISIGIQKHGLNSQGFFSYSEPKNLIVFIHGFGGTSIGTWNNFPTYITSEEEFAKSDIIFYGYDTFKGQAGDHSGELFKFLNLVENPVANHILPIAQGLPERNYNGIILVAHSLGAILTRQALIFAINENKTWADKVTLALFAPAHHGANIINLAMQALPGLTGLLGIFAKLRYPILNDLDNTEEGIIHYIKERTHEFQNQNKGDCTKAKLVVYAKGDKVVRNIPYLNDIAPIVLAETSHVSVCKPKSGFIEPLDLLKSII
- a CDS encoding serine hydrolase domain-containing protein; its protein translation is MKKQIFLYFTALLFTSTISGQEIKDFFSTLAKNDLFYGSVLVSKSGENTFSNFYGYSNIDKKEKINEKSQFPIASVSKTFTAVAILQLKQKGKLKIDDPVQKYLLNFPYPNVSIRHLISNTSGLGQEYHLFDKAIKENPERIFSNEDIIPALIDNKVPLSFAPGDKWEYNNVNFCLAALIVEKIAGISFGDYMLKNVFIPAKMKDSFLPKNRKLKEPNQVELYTYPNFYSTDVVNVQTLKETFLIYEKSNFYGGGSIVSTALDLHKYQKALFSYQLLGKKELEEALTPTKLNNGKIASYRLGEKEIAYGLGWQIYTTDTNEKIVFHDGLITGLTSILMHNITKNNTVILLSNTANPVFVTANEVLKLIDKKPYKMPLQNLSRVYGSLLESGKKEKANELIGEYLKNPDTYEATERDFNRLGYQFLRLQKTDNSLLTFASAALIFPNSSNIYDSYGEALLQSGKKDDAIKMYQKSVELNPDNENGKKVLKELL
- a CDS encoding MarR family winged helix-turn-helix transcriptional regulator — translated: MKNNTPTGTVLYSLEQAIKEYRKISQKNISKIVTDITVDQCLVLIILNKNSDYSQKEIANLIFKDNASITRIIELMVKKHYLKREINEFDRRKFNLKITEKGQNTIELLSPVITNNRETALNGLTTNEIEFLDKILNKIISNCKTS
- a CDS encoding S41 family peptidase, which encodes MKRIITLLLLALTTSFYSQKTIATRTEVNLTELEKKDILDSLNKKLIEFYIRPNAVQNIKTKLSENYKKGKYNKSSDPKEFASMLTTDIVDISKDLHFNVIYDPQWINDQLKSKDDLLRKKIKAQELTEAKKKNFGFQQTRILEGNVGYLEFTYFHDPVEASEVATTALQFLSNTDALIIDLRKNNGGAMEMGQFISSYLFYNKDLPLYKYYYYESGRKKIDREMWLLPSVPGKRLDEIDIYILTSGVTFSAAEWMSYSLQNLKRVTIVGEQTAGGAHPIDRKIITNGFSVNIPFGEVTDPITKTDFEGRGVTPDVLCKSEDAVNVAHLLALQKLSSKNKDSLHPIDWIIPVVKNRQKPAIIDSEILKSYQGKYGKSELVYENSNLYYKWNNTVSFLLTPLEQNLFLINGIDEFRIKIILEKNSISGIKRIYQDGHERMYLKE
- a CDS encoding S8 family serine peptidase, which produces MKSLYILSLFIVILIGCKSTKHSKVTTLKPDTEKQLDIPDQKTWYKKDFQKDNIPGISLDKWYAQNKKKPKNNNIIVAVIDTQIDLKHEDLQGVIWTNAKEIPDNGIDDDNNGYIDDCNGWSFTGTKSGGYVVWNRYEYVRIVNEWETLFKDKKETQIETKDLYKFKVYQRALKTFEEKNKYYKNWHKSLIHGVAIYPLVKDTLKHFFPKEDYTYQQLDSMYNKYKINNKKYRQRRDDNDKDLGALVFFMMSNLEVNQKTFDDVKDQEVQLDSVVNKNLNLAYNERLPIGDNPTVLEKGYGNNKISNTIKGVRTI
- a CDS encoding S8 family serine peptidase, whose amino-acid sequence is MVSGIIAANRSNAIGIKGIADVKIMPLNISPSGDEHDKDITMAIRYAVDNGAKIINMSFGKEFSMHKDWVIDAFKYAQDHNVLLVHSSGNDSQNLDNFLNYPNDLNNDDTVEIYDNFINVGSTTQQLGDKFVSDFSNYGKQNVDLFAPGDEIYTTGAGNIYKFESGTSFAAPMVCGTAALIWSYYPKLTVKEVKQIILDSGTAYDINVIVPGTNDKKAPFSELSKTGKVLNVYNAMELAKKSK
- a CDS encoding RNA methyltransferase encodes the protein MNDNFINEYFGIGIQNGKTPENLGVLWRSAQNLGATFIFTIGNRYAKQACDTHDAVKAIPYFHYDTFEAFFENLPKGARLVGVELDENACDLETFEHPRRCVYLLGAEDHGLSKKVMDKCHYLVKFKSEKSLNVAVAGTIIMYDRNLSKPRS